The genomic region gcagacctcgtgtgaccacgccgcacaagatcgctacatccggttacgtcaccttcgggataggaccaccactgcgacgtctactgcctcaaccataccagggctgcgtaggatttccgatccgACCGAACGCAACCGTCGACgaaattcttaggccccatgtgcaaacCATCATGGCgaacgtcaacgatgtttttcaacatgacaacgcccgtcctcacacagcccgcctcaccactgtcttcttgagacgcCACAACATTAACAttctttcctggccctccagatcaccagattttaaccccatcaaacatctttgggacgagttggaccgacgtctgcgacagcgacaacctcaactgcagattctacctcagcttgcagcagctttgcaggctgagtggacagctattccacaggatgtgattcgtcatcttatcgcttccatgggcaggagatgccaagcagttactgatgctcacggggggcatactcgttattgacgttgagtgatgttaaacttcaactagtgagagtggacttcgcctttgcagactttggatgtttagcagtgaatgtgcaaagtttcacacatgtcatacagaactacccggaataaacttgttaacaatttatatacaaaaacggctcgtttgggctgagaaaacacttttacatagaagagcgaacaaatgtcaggaatatatggtatacagcagtatatggtttcgtggttttgattcgtgagctgtatttactttagttggttgattttgctttctgtctaggtgtgtgcgtataatgttttctacggtttgtggaggaaacttattgatgttggtgaagtattgttttattttgtctaattcatcgttaattttatctggtgagcatagttttatggctgtgtttatttggtttcttagtatgttgagttttgttttgtttcatgtgctgagtcccaaggaatgtatagtccagtatgggtgatttttcggtggatttctgtttgaaattgtgtatcagttcttgtaattttgaggttaagaaatgatatttgattgttttcttcctgttcacatgtgaagttgatgttgggatgtatagagttaatgtgattgaaaaaattaagtatgtgttctgtagatttgaatcccaaccgtgtcatctacatatctgtaccagtatagtggtggatgtaatgctgtgttaattgcttgtgtttcaacttgtgtcataaaatattggctagaactggtgatactgggttgcccatgcttaggccatttgtttgtatatagttttggttgttgaacatgaagtttgtctttatcgtggtgaattctatgagggttgctaactggttactgggaatttttatagttgggttagggtctcggatatagagttctaaggctatcttgcaggcttacttatacaacaacttaaacccaaaataaaccaatataaaggaacgcctttatacctatattaataaaataaaataaataaaattatatattcaaacatctaataccgccctctacatttcgacacacagttacacaacccctttcaaacatgtggtcagcttccggtcagttacctctttctttgtgaacctgacgatgaccgaagaaggtcaaaacgttgttcgctcttctatgtaaaagtgttttctcaccCCAAAGgggccgtttttgcatataaatttcctcaacaagtgggtttctcgtcatcactgattgttaacaatttgtttcaaattttaccttttgcgtttcttttttttaagagtatatattactatggaaagttcgagaaaattctctatcagctactcagcactgaatctacctggaatgttctggaaaatgtgcaaatttgaaaatttcattacccaggccacaaaagcaaagtttgaagagaaaaataggtcttttccatttaggcagaagcaattgggaaataactctttctgtccaggaacaagaaaaagtaaaaaatttgttgcataatgttgttatttcatttaccacaattaacattttttattgttaagtttcttaacaaaaacacaaacaaactgaaagggaataatgtgtgtatgtttttttatagcaaagtcacatcggattatctgatgagtctaccgaggggaatcgaaaccctgatcttagcgttgtaaatccacagaattaccgctgtactagcgtgcgACAATAGGGAAGAAAattgatgtcaaacgaatatTGTTTCTCATTCATcctgatttgtgtgtgtgtatgaagtATAGGTATTGAAGTCTCAAAACTACGGtttgtggtctttcttttattcatttttgttgtgGTATTTTGTGGAGAATTTGTACGTAAGGAGAGAAAAGTGGATTTCGTTTTGGGGCTTAGCgcacaggaattactgtagaagatgtaaaaatttcaagacaataaaccCATCGCAGACCTGTTTTATGTAACCTCTTTTAGTTTTAGAATGCTTAGTTATAAATACTTGATGCGTTTATTCCGAAGAGTGCGTAAAAGAATATTTATGGAAAGTTTTGTTACggatcaataaaaaaaaaaagtttgttgaaTGCAAAGTGTGGATTACATAAACATAATTCCCAAGTTCTGGTTATCGTCGCACAATATAAGGTATAAACAAATCCGTTCTAATTGGTAATATTATAATCCTAAACaaataactatataaattttaatatgtaaagaaaCATGTTCCGACCACTAGAGGGTGTAATGTATTTGAGAAAATACTAATATAATACGATGAAGTTTAACTATCCAACCTAGATGAAACTATACAGActagaaatattataaaagtaatataccaaaataaaaagATGTTATTAGGAAATTTACAGTGTTTTTCGCCAGGGTGGGTGTGTATGTGTAAGAGTTGACATATATTAAGTTAAGATTTCTTGCAACTCGATAACAACTGAATGATTTTGTACAACACCTTTCAAACTGTGAAACATGGAAGTGCTTCTACATGGAGGTTAACAGGCGTTAAATATTCACTCACCTGGATAGAGAACCTTCTTCACCATCGGGTGTCCTTCCAAAAAACAAGCAATATCTAAAGCATTTTTTTCATGCTGACGCATTCTTACTGGTAAGGTCTTCAACCCACGACAGACGAGATAACAATCAAAAGGTGATGGAACCGGACCAAGTGCTGAAAAAAGTGTGTTTGTCGTAGTATTATAGGTACATAGAaagcttttgttttcatttctggtGCGAggtgtgtatatgtatttatcACTAATGAATTTACGATCACGTCTTTTATTGTGgaaaacaatatatcataaagaTTTGCTTTAGTTTTCATCGTTTAAATATTCAAATCTCCTTAATGTTACAAGAATTCACAGAGTAAAAAGTTGAACCTAAAAACTGTACTTTATGTGATTTCTGTGAAAGAAAGAATATTGCTTGTTTTTCAGACtttatacagaatatatatatatatatgtgtgtgttcaatattttattgtaataatgctTTGACGAGAAAGTTAATTACGTTATGTTTGATCGTTGTAAAATACGTAAAAGTGACTATTTATTAGAGATGTTCGTAAGATGTTATCTCTTTCTTGGAAATTGCTCTTAGagatctttttaaaaattttgaaattgaatgaattacattttacagcTCTTTATACGGTCTTgttcaaaatgtttgcatactgttTTACATTGATCTTATTGTCTACGAGCATGAAGTAGGTGTTGAGTAAATACCAGTGTAATAACAGAGAAGGTGGCGTATGATTGGACAAACATGTAGGATTCGTTATTCTTGTTTGTATAAGctgttttgaatatttgttgGCCAAAATACACATAAACACCTATTTTGTTTAGACGAGTATGCTTTTGGTATAATCGTTTTCCAAAACAAATCAACGCTTTCTTCAGAAACCTTCTCTGCACTCCGTGTAGGATCATATCTTCTCTCGTGCCAGAAGAGATATGGCTTCAAATTGTTCGACTCTCCAGAAATGGTATAAAGCAAATGAACGCTGTCAAAACAGAAGGATACTCCCAGCGTACTGTATTCAGAATCTAGAAATATCGTCGTATTAGAGAAAACATTGAGGAGAACATACTGATTGACGCCGAAAAACTACTTAGTTGATGACCttgttttgatcaggttaacagGTGACGGTCAAAAGAAGTCTTACAACACATTTCGACAGGGACAGCATGAACATATTATTTACAGCTATTGCgtactataatttatcttggagGAGTCTCTGATTTACTATGTTacttattacgatttcaaataaccggaaatttgaatttgaatttagaagttaatttaatgtcaatacgtatcaaatttatgatataattaatacacacaattttctttcttaacccaAATGTATCTTAATACacgcacatacacacaaatacaaattaaaataacggttattacaaatagtaaaTACAAATAACTATGTATATACAGAATTTTTACAAacatcacaaacaatattaagtattttatctAGTCTGGAACTTAATATCTTATCGACGGTCACGGTCTACGaggcacaaattacttttatgttgacaCACATATGCTTCCCTTTACGGGAATGTTAACTAGTGCTATTCTTGtttgtcctcgtagaaatactaacgtctgaagttaattctctgaaattGAACCGTTctaaatgttcgaaatctataaacgttcctggtcaaattctgtagttttctgattaataatagTTAaccataattatagcttccgagacttaTAGTATAGCGACTGCAGTTGATCAACAATATTCTGTCTCTCGGCGcgtatattaatatactttaagacgaaattctcgaatgttcaacaatattcgaaaataTGCTAGTATTTtcgtaagatgtatattgttgattcttacactcgagattcttctataaatttagtgaACAAGCGGGTCTTGTACAATACTcatccaacaatatatgtcacatgcatcaaaGTGAAACAAACgcgtatattaaaataaatgcacaacAGCAAATCCATTACACGCGATATCCGAAACACGGTGAATAGGAAACTgaccaaacaaggttattttgcaagaatgGCTATCTGTAAACTAATATTAAGAAGAATTCACCGCCGTAATCGTGTTTTTGGGCAAGAGCACATGCTAACTTACAGGTTGGACCCTGACGACATGTCATTATTTTGGATAAGTCCTGTTTCCGTGTTATCTTGACCAAGAGGAAATTACAAGATTGCCTTGGCCAGCAAAGTCTCCAGATTGTAAATTCCATTGAGAAATGTTGTGCAAAACTGAGCCACAAAATTGCTAACAACTACGCTAAACTAGTTACCGTAGCTGGTTTGCAGTGCATTCTAGTGACGAGTGGATTACATTAATAACCTCATCTACAGTATGCCATGCCACCTTGCAGAGGTTATTAAGGTAAAGAAGAACCTACCAActgctaatttttttaaaaaactgctATTTAGTTACAGACGCTAACtgtaataatttaatgttatattttggcATTATATATGTTTCAGTAAGATTTTGTTGTGATAGATAAAATTTTGCATTACACATCTTTCTGCAGGTATCTGATGAAATTGCTTACTGTTCTGACAAATCGTTCGTGATGTCCATGGAACCTGTCTCATTATATAAATTAggtatgtagatgtttaatatagcgtgcatttctcagtttgaaagggcttaattttatttttattccatcttcataatgatattttatttgtaacaaaatatgtaaacattttgccCAAGACTGTAATGTCGAAATTTTAAAATCTGGAGAAACTGAAGATTGAAAAATGTATTCTTTTGAAAATGGTTTACTATTTTCCAgttatcacaaatatatatatagatgtaatatatgaaaaatatgcaTTAATGACCTCATGGTGaagctttattttattacatcatCGTGATGTTTCgtgcaaaacaaaacaattcgtctatgtggatatatatatatatatataacctcaaATACATACTActcaatattttcatattaaaaaacagCGTGAATTTCTATTATGCTTCAGATTCAATTCTTACGTTAAAGGTTAATTGAcaataattgaaaaattaattttttttcaagagaGTATAATTAATAATCGagagtaattttacaaaacaaatggtTGAAACTACTTACTGCGTTGTGCAAAGGATAATCGTTGATATATATCCTTATTTCTAGTCACAATAGATCCCAAACAGACGTCACAATGacctgttataaatatttagaaacaaacaaatccatcaGTACCTTATGGTCTTTCACAGACaaacaagaaatagaaataattactttttacatcAACAGCTTATGATCTGATTTCTAATGAGATACAGAAATGATCATTTTTTTACACCATCATATAATGATCCTTCACAGAgtaataagaaatagaaataactcgAGGCTACTGCATACAAAAGTGGACTAGATTGcatgactcttttttttttaccatttttgatgaagagaaaccaacttgaaataaaaatatatctcagaacggctttatgggtattaacacttttattgataagcaaagaatAAAGTTTCGACTTTCCCAgttcatcttcagattaacaaaaggagtttgcaattgaccgctatcggacacatgtcttagtgacgagagtataaacgagtacgggattgtagggggcgttgcagcaACTTATACAggaattaaaaccaaaattaaaccaatataaaggaacacttttatacctatactaattaataacctgacatccaACTGCAACTTTTGCCATATTCaattacttttcattatttatctatatatttaataatgacttTCCTAGATTTTTATATACCTCAAACAAACGTACATTGTAAAAGTAGCCAAAACAGACGTGatgacatatatatttattcaagtcAAAATTCTGCAAGACAGGTTAAAACCAATATCAAAGAATTAGAACCTCAAAATAAGTCAGTACCTGCTAAGTTTAAACACATCAACTTATAATATGATGTCTTTTTCATAGTAACTGTTTAAATACTATTCAAAACATGGAAACAATAACAGTCAAAACGTTCACCTCAAATAACTAGATTCAGTATTATCTTCTAAGTTACCTAACTTACAGCACATTGCAATATTCAGATTATATATCTCACATTTTTAGTAGCTGCCTGTTTTACTACATTAGATTCTACAATTAATCACTTCATTTTTCAACTTGATTCTGCCATTACAGATTTTTGATCAGCATTGTCTACCAAGACAGTTACATCTTCTTGTAGTCTCTGTTTTTTAGCTTCCGTTTCACTTAATTGACCCTTGATGGCTATCCATTTTGGAGCCAAAGGTAAAACCTAAATTTTTGCCTGTATTTCTGTCCAGCATCTATTGCATTCTCTAGGAGAGCTGGTGTTAGCTGGTGTGAAATTAGACCTACCACCAATCGATTTAATATGCGCTATCACTCTCCTCTGAGCAACGAGAGAAACCTCTTGCATGTTCTCAGTAAAACGTAATTTCTTTATAAAGAACCTCCGCTCCACATTGGATTGTCCATGCGATGTAATTAGTCCAAGTTTAAAAACTTCCCAAACTGTTGAGCTCTAATATGAGTTTCTCTTGTTTACATAATTATTCAGGAACGAATCCACTGACTCATTCTTCAGTGGATCAAAATCTCTAAAATAATGATGATCAGAACTATGGAAAGTTTGTACATTGTCTATAAAATCATAGTATTCTTCTTTGACAGTTTCGCTTGTCCCTTCATTCAAATGCTGGAGTTCAATCAGTTTCTCTACGGGATTTTGAACTGATGTTCGCAAACATCTGAATCCTAATAACACAGGCAGCAGATCCTCAGTCCTGTTATGACCAGTGAAAGCCGAGGTAAAGTAATGTGATACAATGCAAACATCAACAGGACTCCAGTATCTAACATGAATGCctacttgtttttttattcaagCTGCTGTTGTGAGATTCATAGAACGTGAGTACTATTTTATTCGCTTGTTGGAAGCGTGTAGCCAACTGATTGTCAAAATATGGACCAAGTCCAAAGTCTACAAGGTAAGTACACTTGTCTTCAACACATGTTAATTTTTGACCTATAGCGCTgtcaagaaacatttatttaaatatctcagAAATGTTATTACAACTACTGTAGCTGAATTAGGGTATCACACATTTTACAGCCCAAATAATTTCGGCTCTAGGTACATCGGTATGAGAAATATTCTCAGATATGTTAGCATGTGTATACTTATTTGTACTGGTACTTGGTTTGTCCTgacttaagaataaaaaaatgccTAAATTGTTGTTCATATGCTTcaagttacttttatatttttttacattcatgTATGGATTCACCCATGTTCCCAAGCCCGAAAGTCTTTGCAAAAATGCATACGCTGCAGCGTGCCATATGTAGACACTTTCTCAAGCCATGTTCTATATAATTCACTCTCTTTCAAGTTCACCTCATGTTTACACTTCTCAGGCATGATGTGAGAACAATTTAAAAACAGGATCAAAATTATTATCATATGATGGCAAGAGTTCCTGAACTGCAAGCAGTTCTTTTCAGGTATTTTAACCATTTTCACAGATTTTAAACAGTGCGCGGGAAAACGAGTCTAATAGAATGGTGAACATAGCTATGAAACCAAACTGTCTTGTATAAGCTTATCGCTGATTGGTCAGCTTCCGTGCTTCACGGATGGATAATTGCCTCACTTTCATTCAGAAACTATTAAATGAAAGTATAATGAATTCTGAGTGGCCAAACACGATAGGGAAATATAACGTCGCCACATTTAGGCTTCAGCTTTACCTGGGGAAATTAGTGCTAAACGTTGTCGTTGTTTTTAACGATATTTACTTTTTTGCTAAAACTGAAATGTAATGACTATTCATGACATAAAAATATCCTTTTCAAATTTCATGGTTTTCCAGCACTCGGGGGAACCCTGTAACTACTTTATACACCAGCAGCTTAAGATCGTTCACAGAgtaataagaaatagaaataactacTTTTTATAGCAGCAGTTTATAATCTTCAACATTTTGGTGACTTGAATAATCGTcataagaacaataataaatagaTACGACTACTGTTTAAGATGTAGAAAAATAAGTGATCTTATGAAACACGCGcttctataataaataattatcacaTTTGACCTAAATTACTATAAGGCTAATAAGCCTAGCCAATTTTATTACAGAATGGACATGTTTCAAGGCAATGCATAGGTTCTGTGCACATTACAAATATATCAACTAACCGTAACAACAAATATCAGGAGCCCAAAGACGGATACAAGATTCGGGGTAATCATTCTTTTCAGATTCCATGTTTCCTTACTTCATATAGTTAAGTAGGTAATTACATAAGTGGTATAATtgcttaaaataacaaatatattgagTGAACATTTAACAACTTACTATACAATTTCTCAGGATACTTTTTATCACCCCTCTGAAGGCTCCtacattatattgttaacagTCACCATAGTAACTGTGCAACGTCCACGCAATagatttataaagtaaaacatttgttttattgtaatagttcTGAAAGGTTATTCAGAGTACGACATCTTGTTGACTGAGATGCAATGTGAACTTACCATTCATATATTTCGTCAACGAATGTACAACAATATCTGCCCCTAAGTTCAACggttgctaaaagaaaaacaacaataacagactcaatatttgaaaaataaaaccaagaaAAAATATTCAGGTTTTATGCGTATATTTCATGGAAAAATctttataaattgaaattaacGTTTTTCATGAAGAACCTGAAATAAGCGCTTTACTCAGGGGATAAACCTGTCTCGGGTTTTAATGCAAGTTTGTAACATTTGTAACTACTTTAACACTTgtaatggctcagcagtaagcttgaagacttacaatggtaaaattcggggtttgatcCCTGTGGTGGTAACAACAAAGTTAGTTCAGTAtgctttagaataaaatataacattcagACCAAAAATATTTGCCATATATTTCTTTGATACTAACTATGCatgctaaatattttgttttgtgaaacattgttagcatattgaaattaattaattcacaACAAATTCTTAGCATAGTTATTTCGATTTTCATAATTACACGTATACTTCCtgtaattttaagatatttcaatGTATCGAAAAGATGTATTGCTGTTCCACTTAattcaggtccggcatggccaagcgtgttaaggcgtgcgactcgtaatctgagggtcgtgtgttcacatcctcgtcgcgccaaacatgctcgccctttcagccgtgggggcgataaaatttggcagtcaatcccactatttgttggtaaaagagtagcccaagagttggcggtgggtggtgatgactagctgccttccctctagtcttacactgctaaattagggacggctagcacagatagtcatcgagtagctttgtgcgaaattcaaaacaaacaaacacttaattcAAAAGCCAATTCAAATTTCCTGTTTGTTGCATGTCCTTGCCTGAAACACTGGGGTGGAAAATGTATTGTCCACGGCTATCAGAATATCTGGCCGGTCAGCTTTGACTGCTTCCACTATTGCTTTGATGTCTAATACTTTCATTAAAGGATTAGTTAGAGTTTCTAACCACACAAGCTgttgaaaaaatacagaaattaatatacaaaattaataaaagccacgtaaacaatttattttaaaaagctgtAAAGTATCGGACGAATAGCCACACACAGTCATGAAATTGTCATCAGTGTTGAAAACAAcactaataaaagaaacaaactgatcaTGAATTCGTGATGaggagaaaactcacttgtagaaaaaattatatatgtaaaaaacggctggtatgggtagagaaagcactatgtagagaagcgaacaacgtttcgagctTAGGATTTGAGGTGAAAATGTCATCAGCTCTCATTCTACCCTTGTAAGGATATCAGGACCTAGGAAGTAATATTATGGGTGTAGTTGACTTGCTGAGTGTGGTCTATCGTACCTTAACCACACTACACCTTGAGGCACGTCATTTTTTACCCACATTTCATCATGGAATTGATAGATTCTACTTCTTTAATGTCTCTTTGTTGTACTATTCTACATGAATGAGCACTCTTTTCTGCCATGTCTGGTCCTCCTGACTTTTTCACTTTTCAAGGCAAA from Tachypleus tridentatus isolate NWPU-2018 chromosome 1, ASM421037v1, whole genome shotgun sequence harbors:
- the LOC143252374 gene encoding putative cystathionine gamma-lyase 2 isoform X5, giving the protein MFNKDANVKKFSSDTRLATKAIHAGHDPTEWRSRALVTPIVTSVTFACKENEPMDYLYARCGNPTRSCLERTLAALEEGQYALCFTSGMTAITAVVCLLSNGDHILSSDDVFGGSHFLMKNGVSRFQMTTTFVDCTDVEKVRRALKSNTKLVWLETLTNPLMKVLDIKAIVEAVKADRPDILIAVDNTFSTPVFQQPLNLGADIVVHSLTKYMNGHCDVCLGSIVTRNKDIYQRLSFAQRNSEYSTLGVSFCFDSVHLLYTISGESNNLKPYLFWHERRYDPTRSAEKVSEESVDLFWKTIIPKAYSSKQNRCLCVFWPTNIQNSLYKQE